A single region of the Deltaproteobacteria bacterium genome encodes:
- the hisZ gene encoding ATP phosphoribosyltransferase regulatory subunit, giving the protein MKKPEGSWLLPTGVFEMPPARAAFIRRVEGQIMDAFRLWGYREVRTPAMEYLETMAQGLEAAELDMAFKLVDRATGRVMVLRSDMTPQVARMAALALQDVPYPLRLCYVSDVYRYPRDPSHPRRELIQAGAELLGPGDPQADAEVIALAVESLKRMGFSGIRISLGQVSYARGLLKECGLSRETEDLLIGAADRKDVGEVGRILDRTNVQPSLRQSVLSLAELRGGLEVIRKAGKGAPNGECSDALSNLMEVLDLAVSHGVDAHLIEVDLGELSSFRYHTGIVFSGFVSGAGRAILKGGRYDDLVGKFGRPAPATGFAIDILELVEIVSRTEVRHGGVDYLFVNRSGDQARGLSAAMELRRKGRGVFCLIQDLGDEDLPAFAGAHGIKTIIVLEDGGLRRWDSKAGRSTPCDIDAL; this is encoded by the coding sequence ATGAAGAAACCAGAAGGTTCCTGGCTGCTGCCCACCGGTGTTTTCGAGATGCCCCCCGCCAGGGCGGCGTTTATAAGAAGGGTGGAAGGGCAGATCATGGATGCTTTCCGGCTGTGGGGGTACCGGGAGGTTCGCACCCCGGCCATGGAGTACCTGGAGACCATGGCCCAGGGACTTGAGGCGGCCGAATTGGATATGGCCTTCAAGCTGGTGGACCGGGCCACGGGCAGGGTGATGGTCCTGCGGTCCGATATGACGCCCCAGGTCGCGCGTATGGCGGCCCTGGCCCTTCAGGATGTTCCATATCCCCTGCGGCTGTGCTATGTCTCGGATGTCTACCGTTATCCCAGGGACCCCAGTCATCCCAGGCGGGAGCTGATCCAGGCGGGGGCCGAACTTCTGGGTCCGGGCGACCCACAGGCCGACGCGGAGGTGATCGCTCTTGCCGTGGAGTCCCTGAAAAGGATGGGATTTTCAGGGATCAGGATCTCCTTGGGGCAGGTCAGCTACGCCAGGGGTTTGTTGAAGGAGTGCGGTCTGTCCAGGGAAACGGAGGATCTCCTCATCGGAGCCGCGGACAGGAAGGACGTTGGGGAGGTCGGACGAATCCTTGACCGGACGAACGTACAACCATCCCTGAGGCAGTCGGTCCTCTCCCTGGCCGAGCTGCGCGGCGGCCTCGAGGTAATAAGGAAAGCCGGGAAGGGTGCCCCAAACGGCGAGTGTTCGGACGCCCTTTCCAACCTTATGGAGGTTCTTGACCTTGCTGTTTCCCACGGCGTCGATGCCCATCTCATCGAGGTGGACCTGGGAGAGCTGTCCTCGTTCAGATATCATACGGGAATCGTCTTCTCCGGTTTCGTTTCGGGCGCGGGCAGGGCGATTCTGAAGGGCGGAAGATACGATGATCTGGTTGGGAAGTTCGGTCGTCCCGCCCCGGCCACCGGTTTTGCCATTGATATCCTGGAATTAGTTGAGATCGTGTCGAGGACCGAAGTCAGGCACGGGGGTGTTGATTACCTCTTTGTGAACAGGTCCGGAGACCAGGCGAGAGGGCTGTCCGCCGCCATGGAACTGAGACGTAAGGGCCGGGGAGTATTTTGTCTTATCCAGGACCTGGGCGATGAGGATCTTCCGGCCTTCGCCGGGGCCCACGGGATCAAGACGATAATTGTTCTGGAAGACGGGGGGTTGAGGAGATGGGACAGCAAGGCCGGCAGATCCACCCCGTGTGATATTGATGCTCTATAA